In a genomic window of Leptolyngbya sp. SIO1E4:
- a CDS encoding beta galactosidase jelly roll domain-containing protein, translating to MKLNGYFCPLYGYRLRYLYLSLIVGFAVIIGLGMSPYFDKATAVASVTLPKAELPTPKSVQSLNGVWQFLPDSAASTTLTAASPMLPSLDWSQGRPIAVPSNWYLQGHDISGVAWYRHQFPVDEDLADQELMLTFAGVDYASDVWLNGHYLGFHEGYFQTFQFLVSDTLKFGQENELIVRVNSPKEIAPQDWSLHKRLIKGVLAHHDARPGGAWSDRGQDKNTGGIWAPVTLRASCKLAIKQVKVTPQVAVDAKEAIAKVNVKVTMPDQQDQSIQVKAQLLPANFEDVPGPVLTFNKTVSRGDNTVTLQIPQQNPHLWWTWDHGNPDLYTLRLQFLEGDHLLDTWETRFGFRTVEWDDHEQVFRLNGHRIFLRGTNYIPSQWFSELTPSRIAQDFNLMQEAYINSIRVHAHITTPIFYDQADEIGLLVWQDFPLQWGYQDTPEFIREAVGQGQEMIAQLYNHPSIFVWSLHNEPPWDAFWMADKYATYNPDQNRQLDNELYKALQMEDQTRYLHLASVTAEHPWWGWYAFTYDHYGKPTDQPLITEFGAQALPDYASLTRIFDATVLWPKTEADWTEWQYHNFQPHETFNIAQVAMGTQPDDFIYNTQQYQAKLHQYAAESYRRQRYQPVSAIFQFMFCEPWPSVNWGMVDYWRNSKAGYFALKKAYQPILPGIEAPAKTQIVGESFPIKLWAINDTWESLSGATLTYALKQGNHTLETAKIPFDLDADASKILTSLDVKPTIPGNYTLIATIQDSQNHSVSRNQYTLTVIPKD from the coding sequence ATGAAGCTTAATGGATATTTTTGCCCTCTCTATGGGTACCGCTTGAGGTACCTTTATTTAAGTCTGATTGTGGGATTTGCCGTAATTATTGGGTTGGGAATGAGTCCCTACTTTGATAAAGCAACTGCTGTTGCAAGTGTGACTCTACCTAAGGCTGAATTACCTACTCCAAAATCAGTTCAATCCCTAAACGGTGTTTGGCAATTCTTACCAGATTCAGCAGCATCCACTACACTTACAGCAGCCTCTCCAATGCTCCCTTCGCTTGATTGGAGTCAAGGCCGGCCGATTGCAGTCCCTTCAAATTGGTACCTCCAAGGCCACGATATCTCAGGAGTAGCCTGGTATCGCCATCAATTTCCAGTAGATGAGGACTTAGCTGATCAAGAACTGATGCTCACTTTTGCCGGGGTGGATTATGCGTCAGATGTATGGCTGAACGGTCACTACTTAGGTTTTCATGAAGGGTATTTTCAGACCTTTCAGTTTCTTGTCTCAGACACTTTAAAGTTTGGACAAGAGAATGAACTAATTGTCAGGGTCAATAGTCCAAAAGAAATCGCGCCTCAGGATTGGTCTCTTCATAAAAGATTAATTAAAGGAGTTTTGGCCCACCATGATGCTCGACCAGGAGGAGCCTGGAGCGATCGCGGACAAGATAAAAATACAGGGGGTATCTGGGCTCCAGTAACACTGCGAGCAAGTTGTAAGTTGGCGATTAAACAGGTCAAGGTCACTCCGCAGGTAGCGGTTGATGCTAAGGAAGCGATCGCAAAAGTCAATGTCAAAGTCACGATGCCTGACCAACAAGATCAGTCTATACAAGTGAAAGCACAGCTTTTGCCCGCTAACTTTGAAGATGTTCCAGGGCCTGTTTTGACCTTTAACAAGACTGTTTCACGCGGAGATAATACTGTCACGTTGCAAATCCCTCAACAAAACCCACATCTCTGGTGGACGTGGGATCATGGCAATCCCGATCTATATACTCTACGGTTGCAGTTTTTAGAAGGTGACCATCTACTGGATACTTGGGAAACTCGTTTCGGATTTCGCACAGTGGAATGGGATGATCACGAGCAAGTATTCCGTTTAAATGGCCATCGCATTTTCCTAAGAGGGACAAACTATATTCCTTCCCAGTGGTTCAGTGAACTGACACCAAGCCGTATTGCTCAGGATTTCAACCTGATGCAAGAGGCTTATATTAATAGCATTCGGGTACATGCCCACATCACAACACCAATTTTCTACGATCAAGCAGATGAAATAGGGCTCTTGGTCTGGCAAGACTTTCCCCTGCAATGGGGTTATCAAGATACGCCCGAATTTATACGTGAAGCTGTTGGCCAAGGGCAAGAGATGATTGCTCAACTTTACAATCATCCTTCAATCTTTGTCTGGAGTCTTCACAACGAGCCGCCTTGGGATGCTTTTTGGATGGCTGATAAATATGCAACTTATAATCCAGACCAAAATCGCCAATTGGATAACGAGTTGTATAAGGCACTGCAAATGGAAGATCAGACCCGCTACCTACATCTGGCTTCTGTAACTGCAGAGCATCCCTGGTGGGGGTGGTATGCCTTTACCTATGACCATTATGGAAAACCTACAGATCAACCCCTCATCACAGAATTTGGTGCACAAGCCCTTCCCGATTACGCTTCGTTAACTCGTATTTTTGATGCTACTGTGCTGTGGCCAAAAACTGAAGCCGATTGGACTGAGTGGCAATATCACAATTTTCAACCCCACGAAACCTTTAACATCGCTCAGGTTGCGATGGGAACTCAGCCAGACGACTTTATCTACAACACTCAACAGTACCAAGCAAAATTGCATCAGTATGCTGCGGAATCTTATCGAAGGCAACGCTATCAACCTGTGTCAGCTATTTTTCAGTTCATGTTTTGTGAGCCCTGGCCATCTGTTAATTGGGGAATGGTAGATTACTGGCGAAACTCAAAGGCAGGCTATTTTGCTCTCAAAAAAGCTTACCAACCCATATTGCCGGGTATTGAAGCACCAGCAAAAACACAGATAGTTGGGGAATCTTTCCCAATTAAACTTTGGGCAATAAACGATACCTGGGAATCACTATCGGGGGCAACGCTTACCTATGCCTTGAAGCAAGGCAATCATACCTTGGAGACTGCAAAAATCCCTTTTGACTTGGATGCAGATGCCTCCAAGATATTGACCAGCCTAGATGTCAAACCAACTATCCCAGGTAACTACACCTTGATTGCGACTATCCAAGATAGTCAAAACCACTCTGTCAGCCGCAATCAATATACGCTCACCGTCATACCGAAGGACTAG
- a CDS encoding DUF3131 domain-containing protein codes for MSCAGTTTEIKVPGSESVIPEKSNLACGQLTTPLTSQEQEYATVAWQYFISNRQPETGFTNAANQYPSGTLWDQGNYLMALNASLWLGLVDQNEFDIQLNQFLESLGNLSLVDGALPNKVYNTATREMVDYNNHATDKGLGWSALDIGRLLTALHIIRTCHPQYNDWISGIVASWQIARSVKEEQLYGAVVETDGNIQLVQEGRLGYEEYAARGYSLWGFDTSKALEIEPMDLVEISDVEIPIDQRDFDKTDANNYVVSESYILEAIEFGWDEELAQYAEAILTAQENRYKTTGQLTAVSEDNIDQAPHFLYNTLYANGTPWAVITEDNDPHPELRTLSTKAAFGWYYLFPKRIYTLKLVNAVKDLQDPSGNGFYAGIYESTGDINTILTGNTNGLILQILYYKALGNQPLLGIVNE; via the coding sequence ATGAGCTGTGCTGGTACAACTACAGAGATTAAAGTTCCTGGCTCAGAATCAGTAATTCCTGAAAAGTCGAATCTTGCCTGTGGTCAACTGACAACTCCTCTCACGAGTCAAGAACAGGAATATGCCACAGTTGCCTGGCAGTATTTCATCAGTAATCGACAACCTGAGACTGGCTTTACCAATGCGGCTAATCAATACCCTTCTGGAACACTGTGGGATCAAGGCAATTATTTGATGGCGTTAAATGCGTCTCTGTGGCTGGGATTAGTTGACCAAAATGAATTTGACATTCAACTCAACCAGTTTCTAGAGAGTTTAGGAAACCTATCTCTCGTTGATGGAGCCTTACCCAATAAGGTTTATAACACTGCCACTAGGGAAATGGTCGATTACAACAATCATGCCACCGATAAAGGGCTAGGATGGTCTGCTTTAGACATTGGTCGATTGCTGACTGCTTTGCACATCATTCGGACTTGTCACCCTCAATATAATGATTGGATTTCAGGTATTGTTGCTAGCTGGCAAATTGCACGTTCTGTCAAAGAAGAACAACTCTATGGTGCCGTTGTAGAAACTGATGGAAATATTCAGCTTGTGCAGGAGGGGCGTCTAGGCTATGAGGAATACGCCGCTCGCGGATATAGTTTGTGGGGTTTTGATACATCAAAGGCTTTAGAAATCGAGCCAATGGATTTAGTTGAAATTTCTGATGTCGAAATCCCTATAGATCAGCGAGATTTTGACAAAACAGATGCTAACAACTACGTCGTAAGCGAATCTTATATCCTGGAAGCGATTGAGTTTGGCTGGGACGAAGAACTTGCTCAGTATGCTGAAGCTATCCTCACTGCTCAGGAAAACCGATACAAAACCACAGGACAACTCACCGCTGTATCTGAAGATAATATTGACCAAGCCCCCCATTTCCTATACAACACTCTTTATGCCAATGGAACTCCCTGGGCTGTTATCACAGAAGATAACGATCCGCATCCAGAACTACGTACCCTAAGTACGAAAGCTGCTTTCGGCTGGTATTACTTATTCCCCAAAAGAATTTATACCTTAAAACTAGTTAATGCAGTAAAAGACCTTCAAGATCCAAGTGGCAACGGTTTCTATGCAGGGATCTACGAAAGTACTGGAGATATCAATACAATTTTAACTGGTAACACCAACGGTCTTATCCTTCAGATTTTGTATTATAAAGCTTTAGGTAATCAGCCACTTCTAGGGATCGTTAACGAATAA
- a CDS encoding SpoIIE family protein phosphatase has product MDDSILKVLLIDDDSFSRAILRTLLQEAGYQVIEAHNAHEGLAIFQAASPMLVLLDAKMPGMDGFDCCREIRQLPGGEDVPVLVVTGLDDQASVNSAFEAGASDYITKPVQMPVLVGRMQYLIQSSQASQALRASEEKYRSLITSLQEVIFQLDSQGDLTFLNPVWHKLLEHSLKNSLGKPFESFIHPAERQRHRVQFWKAWKRPDRCYRYRSRCLTQTGRVRWVDIQLCANLDHQGNVLDIAGRLNDITDRTIREHYRGLEYVITRVLSNANDVKTAIRRAVQAICGSLGFQLGEFWRLDLRTQEIRCFERWQLKTPELQAFANFTDTLSLKADEGISGQTWQSGKVMWIGDISQDCIFTRKEATKAAGLRSVLSCPISHGAEKLGVMVFFSQSVSPPDEDLLRMLTILGQQLSQYLKRQQAEKELQRQNQRLQLELERAAEYVEALLPGIYTPANAGCKAQNSIWINTQYQPSSTLGGDAFDYAWLDDEHLMFHLLDVAGHGLKSTLLSVSILNILRKRTLKGANFYQPETVLEALNTVFQAGENGEDYFTFWYGVYNTTSRQLTFASAGHPPGILVVPKDSDYETCYLDSDGIAVGLLPDFPFDANQHEIPSGSSLYIFSDGVYEVPIGKDHAIWGIDAWTELLRNHKISKLSTLEPLLDEVRRINGGKTLEDDFSVLEVIFA; this is encoded by the coding sequence ATGGATGATTCTATCCTCAAGGTTTTATTAATAGATGATGATTCTTTCTCACGAGCAATCTTAAGAACGTTGCTTCAAGAAGCAGGGTATCAAGTGATTGAAGCTCACAATGCCCATGAAGGTCTTGCCATTTTTCAAGCAGCTTCGCCAATGCTGGTTTTGTTAGATGCCAAAATGCCTGGCATGGATGGTTTTGATTGTTGCCGCGAGATTCGACAATTGCCAGGAGGTGAAGATGTTCCAGTTCTGGTAGTGACTGGCCTTGATGATCAAGCATCTGTAAACAGTGCCTTTGAAGCAGGAGCAAGCGATTACATTACTAAGCCTGTGCAGATGCCTGTTCTTGTGGGGCGTATGCAGTATCTTATTCAGTCTAGTCAGGCAAGTCAGGCACTCAGAGCTAGTGAAGAGAAATATCGATCTCTGATTACCAGTTTGCAAGAGGTTATTTTTCAGCTCGATAGCCAAGGCGATCTCACGTTTCTTAATCCTGTTTGGCACAAATTACTGGAACACAGCTTGAAGAATAGTTTGGGTAAACCTTTTGAGTCCTTCATCCATCCTGCTGAGCGTCAGCGTCATCGTGTACAGTTCTGGAAAGCTTGGAAACGACCTGATCGATGCTATCGATACCGCAGTCGATGTTTGACTCAAACTGGCAGAGTCCGCTGGGTAGACATCCAGCTATGCGCCAATTTAGATCATCAAGGTAATGTGCTTGATATTGCGGGAAGGCTCAATGACATCACTGATCGAACAATTCGAGAGCACTACCGCGGTCTTGAATATGTAATTACTCGTGTCTTATCGAATGCAAACGATGTTAAAACTGCAATCCGTCGGGCTGTACAAGCGATTTGCGGTAGTCTCGGGTTTCAATTGGGAGAGTTTTGGCGGTTAGATCTTCGGACGCAAGAAATTCGGTGTTTTGAACGGTGGCAACTCAAAACACCGGAGCTTCAAGCATTTGCAAACTTTACAGATACCCTTTCCTTGAAAGCTGATGAAGGCATTTCAGGGCAGACTTGGCAGTCGGGAAAAGTAATGTGGATTGGAGATATTTCTCAGGATTGTATATTTACACGGAAAGAAGCCACTAAAGCCGCAGGGCTCCGTTCAGTACTAAGTTGTCCTATCAGCCATGGGGCAGAAAAATTAGGGGTGATGGTGTTTTTTAGCCAATCAGTTTCACCACCGGATGAAGATCTACTTCGAATGCTGACGATATTGGGTCAACAATTAAGTCAATATCTCAAGCGTCAACAAGCTGAAAAAGAGCTACAGCGTCAGAATCAACGCCTTCAACTTGAGCTAGAGCGAGCTGCTGAATATGTGGAAGCGTTACTACCAGGTATTTATACCCCTGCAAATGCTGGATGTAAGGCTCAAAATAGCATTTGGATTAATACCCAGTATCAACCATCCAGCACGCTTGGCGGAGATGCTTTTGACTATGCTTGGTTGGATGATGAGCACTTAATGTTTCATCTGTTAGATGTGGCAGGGCATGGGCTCAAATCAACCCTTCTGTCGGTCTCCATCTTAAATATCTTGCGTAAGCGAACGCTTAAGGGCGCTAACTTTTACCAGCCTGAAACCGTTTTGGAGGCACTCAACACTGTTTTCCAAGCAGGAGAAAATGGTGAAGACTACTTCACCTTTTGGTACGGGGTTTATAACACCACTAGTCGACAGTTAACGTTTGCCTCAGCGGGTCATCCTCCTGGAATACTCGTCGTACCTAAAGACAGTGACTATGAAACGTGCTACCTGGATAGCGATGGTATTGCTGTAGGTTTGTTACCTGATTTTCCCTTTGATGCAAACCAGCATGAAATTCCTAGCGGTAGCAGTCTCTATATCTTTAGCGATGGCGTTTATGAAGTTCCAATTGGGAAAGATCATGCCATTTGGGGAATAGATGCCTGGACAGAGCTTCTGCGAAATCACAAAATCTCTAAGCTTTCTACTCTTGAACCGTTGCTGGATGAAGTGCGTCGCATCAACGGTGGTAAAACCCTGGAAGATGACTTTTCTGTGTTGGAAGTGATCTTTGCTTAA
- a CDS encoding DUF3131 domain-containing protein — protein MSTFKPRQRRWIKVISYCLVGLLFSFWIMSIQAPTTVAQSSNEQCAVITQPLTPEEMSYAQSAWNYFVDNVQPATGLSNSAGGYPSGTLWDLGNYLAAMNAARWIGLIDQTEFDSRLNQFLSSLSQLRLFEDTLPNKVYNSATGEIVDYVNNPLEKGIGWSALDIGRILAAFHIVRTCHPQYGDWMAGIIDSWSIAASLQDGMMYGATVLPDGSTLKVQEGRLGYEEYAARGYALWGFDASQALAYEPFQFVDIYGLQIPVDTRDYQTTNANNYVVSESYILDAIEFGLPGEQADYARRVFEAQKRRYEDTGLLTAVSEDNINQAPYFLYSTVYSNGVPWAVITENNELHPELRTLCTKAAFGWRYVYPDDPYAQQIFDYVKDSTNSSRGYYAGIYESGLYEEQLPVNDILTGNTNGLIMEILYYKARGYQPMLGAGTSNATTTAQPPSANDSVSNSPAPPEIASTPEALPESSPSSAAAQSPSPETQSPPNTELSASATPDPQQVEVALINPVGEPEPSACPVPEKTLSVTDTRYAKTAWQYFEANYMLSGLVPDRNDLDGVTLWGIGDYLSALHAAKAINIIDTEKFDTRVRHLLGALQEIQLFSGELPHRAYSTLTLEPIDYGGNISPEGNGWSGLDVGRLLAALHTLKTCHPEYADAVDQVALDWSYLRVVRNGHITNALLAQNDRGRDRIQVNPAEILGYEEYAARAFQLWGFDAAQSAVGGNYVTATVEEQAVPIHRSQTEQRRRNEVLNTISTPFILYGLEFGFDPHISSLVEGIFQAEASRYERSGTYSASGTALINLAPYVIHSTVVSDGRPWVAVDEEGTVIAKSRVVSTAVAFAYYTLFPESRYGRELWLASLDLYNPSLGYYEGFYEENGRTAIGFTGGTNSLILQALLHKNTSQQPLIQPHSNMDSLWWQAIREGDPLGLGLPEIDAPSIEMVVNDQGSYWVAKDERPINPEPLPAAESTASPSNVPVEESNNLTTISNPVTSERAVVGWLPYEGDSLSSLLPLIQTEQAAANLDPRIRRYSLSFIDN, from the coding sequence ATGTCGACATTTAAGCCCAGACAACGTCGATGGATAAAGGTGATCTCGTATTGCTTGGTGGGATTACTTTTTTCCTTCTGGATAATGAGCATTCAAGCTCCCACAACCGTAGCGCAAAGTAGTAATGAACAATGTGCTGTTATCACGCAACCCCTAACCCCAGAGGAAATGAGCTATGCTCAATCGGCCTGGAACTATTTTGTTGACAATGTTCAGCCCGCAACTGGTTTATCAAACTCTGCCGGTGGTTACCCTTCGGGCACTCTCTGGGATTTAGGCAACTATTTAGCAGCGATGAATGCTGCTCGTTGGATAGGCTTGATTGATCAAACAGAGTTTGACAGTCGCTTAAATCAGTTCCTTAGCAGCTTAAGTCAGCTGCGTTTGTTTGAAGACACCTTGCCTAACAAGGTTTACAACAGCGCAACAGGAGAAATAGTCGATTACGTCAACAACCCTTTGGAAAAAGGTATTGGCTGGTCAGCCTTAGATATTGGGCGCATTCTTGCCGCATTTCATATTGTGCGAACCTGTCATCCACAGTATGGCGATTGGATGGCGGGCATTATTGACAGCTGGAGTATCGCCGCGTCTCTTCAAGACGGAATGATGTACGGGGCCACAGTGCTTCCAGACGGCAGTACCCTCAAGGTGCAAGAAGGTCGCTTGGGTTACGAGGAGTATGCAGCTCGAGGATACGCTCTTTGGGGGTTTGATGCCTCTCAAGCGCTAGCCTACGAGCCGTTTCAATTTGTTGATATATATGGTTTACAGATTCCAGTTGATACCCGAGACTATCAGACGACCAATGCCAATAACTACGTCGTAAGTGAGTCCTACATTCTGGATGCGATTGAATTTGGATTACCGGGCGAGCAGGCTGATTATGCCCGTCGAGTTTTTGAGGCACAGAAACGGCGCTATGAGGATACTGGCTTACTAACAGCGGTTTCTGAGGACAACATCAATCAAGCTCCATATTTTCTCTACAGCACAGTCTATTCCAATGGTGTTCCATGGGCTGTTATTACAGAGAACAATGAACTGCACCCTGAACTAAGAACCCTGTGTACTAAAGCTGCCTTCGGCTGGCGCTATGTCTACCCCGATGACCCTTATGCGCAGCAAATTTTTGATTACGTTAAGGACTCAACTAATTCAAGCCGAGGATACTATGCAGGCATTTATGAATCGGGACTATATGAAGAACAACTGCCTGTTAACGATATCCTGACCGGAAATACCAATGGGCTGATTATGGAAATTCTCTATTACAAGGCCCGAGGCTATCAGCCAATGTTGGGTGCTGGGACTTCGAATGCCACAACTACAGCCCAACCTCCTTCAGCCAATGATTCTGTAAGCAACTCACCAGCACCTCCAGAAATAGCAAGCACTCCAGAAGCCCTTCCCGAGTCGTCACCTTCTTCTGCTGCTGCTCAGTCCCCTTCTCCTGAAACCCAATCCCCTCCGAATACAGAGCTTTCTGCTTCTGCGACTCCGGATCCCCAACAGGTTGAAGTTGCGCTTATTAATCCTGTCGGAGAGCCAGAACCATCGGCCTGCCCTGTTCCTGAGAAAACCCTCAGTGTCACAGACACCCGTTATGCCAAAACAGCTTGGCAATATTTTGAAGCCAACTACATGCTCTCTGGTCTAGTACCTGATCGCAATGACTTAGATGGAGTCACACTCTGGGGAATCGGTGATTATCTATCTGCCCTGCATGCAGCCAAAGCAATAAACATCATTGACACTGAGAAGTTTGATACTCGAGTTCGTCATTTACTCGGCGCTTTACAAGAAATCCAGCTGTTTTCAGGAGAATTACCTCATCGAGCTTACAGTACTTTGACCTTGGAACCGATTGACTACGGAGGCAACATTTCTCCAGAAGGTAATGGCTGGTCCGGCCTGGATGTAGGGCGACTTTTAGCTGCTCTCCATACTCTCAAGACTTGTCATCCTGAATATGCTGATGCCGTTGATCAAGTAGCTCTGGATTGGTCATATCTACGTGTAGTGCGAAATGGACACATTACCAATGCGCTTCTAGCTCAGAATGATCGCGGGCGCGATCGCATCCAAGTTAACCCCGCAGAAATTCTGGGATATGAAGAATATGCTGCTCGAGCCTTTCAACTTTGGGGATTTGATGCTGCCCAATCAGCTGTTGGAGGGAATTACGTGACCGCCACAGTGGAAGAGCAAGCTGTTCCAATTCATCGATCCCAAACTGAACAACGTCGACGCAACGAAGTTCTGAATACGATCAGTACTCCATTTATTCTGTACGGCCTAGAATTCGGGTTTGATCCTCACATCAGTTCGCTTGTTGAGGGTATTTTTCAGGCGGAGGCAAGCCGCTATGAACGTAGCGGAACCTACAGTGCTTCAGGTACTGCCTTGATCAACTTAGCCCCTTATGTGATTCACAGTACCGTTGTTTCGGATGGTCGTCCTTGGGTTGCTGTAGATGAGGAAGGGACTGTGATTGCAAAGTCACGTGTTGTCAGTACTGCTGTTGCCTTTGCTTACTACACCCTTTTTCCTGAAAGTAGATATGGACGCGAACTATGGCTTGCTAGTTTGGATCTCTATAACCCGTCTCTGGGCTATTACGAAGGCTTCTATGAAGAGAATGGTCGAACCGCAATCGGTTTCACTGGAGGAACAAACAGCCTCATTTTGCAGGCATTACTCCACAAAAACACTTCTCAACAACCGCTTATCCAACCCCATAGCAACATGGATTCTCTTTGGTGGCAGGCAATTCGCGAAGGAGATCCATTAGGTTTGGGTCTTCCAGAGATAGATGCACCTTCGATCGAGATGGTGGTCAATGACCAAGGGAGCTATTGGGTTGCAAAGGATGAGCGTCCTATTAATCCCGAACCTTTACCCGCTGCAGAATCCACTGCCTCACCCTCTAATGTGCCAGTAGAAGAGAGCAATAACCTGACTACTATCTCTAACCCCGTTACTTCAGAACGAGCGGTTGTTGGATGGCTACCCTATGAAGGTGATTCTCTTTCCTCCCTGCTCCCCCTCATCCAAACCGAACAAGCAGCTGCAAATCTTGATCCGAGGATTAGGAGATACAGTTTATCTTTCATCGATAACTGA
- a CDS encoding transposase, producing MLKVYGTEAVLADKAYDAQSFVEWLEARGIEAAIPPRKNRQ from the coding sequence TTGCTGAAGGTGTATGGAACAGAGGCCGTTCTAGCGGACAAAGCTTATGATGCCCAGAGCTTTGTGGAGTGGCTAGAAGCGCGAGGTATTGAAGCGGCGATTCCGCCGCGCAAAAATCGTCAGTAA